From a region of the Lactuca sativa cultivar Salinas chromosome 4, Lsat_Salinas_v11, whole genome shotgun sequence genome:
- the LOC111885394 gene encoding ras-related protein RABA1f: MGAFHADDDYDYLFKVVLIGDSGVGKTNLLSRFSKNEFSLESKSTIGVEFATRSINVDDKIIKAQIWDTAGQERYRAITSAYYRGAVGALIVYDITRSITFENVQRWLKELRDHTDQNIVIMLVGNKADLRHLRVVQMDDAKAFAERENNFFMETSALESLNVENAFTEVLTQIYHVVSKKALDIGNDPMVVPKGQTINVGGKDDVSAVKKAGCCSN, translated from the exons ATGGGGGCGTTTCATGCAGATGATGATTACGATTACTTGTTCAAGGTTGTTTTGATCGGGGATTCAGGTGTCGGGAAAACCAATCTTTTATCACGATTCTCCAAGAACGAATTCAGCCTTGAATCCAAATCAACCATCGGGGTTGAATTCGCCACCCGTAGCATCAACGTTGATGACAAGATCATCAAAGCCCAAATATGGGACACCGCGGGTCAAGAAAG GTATCGGGCCATAACTAGCGCGTATTATCGAGGAGCGGTAGGTGCATTGATCGTCTACGACATCACACGTAGTATAACATTTGAAAATGTTCAAAGATGGTTGAAGGAGCTTCGAGATCACACGGATCAAAACATTGTGATCATGCTCGTGGGGAACAAAGCGGATCTACGTCATTTACGTGTGGTTCAAATGGATGATGCAAAGGCATTTGCAGAAAGAGAGAATAACTTTTTCATGGAAACATCGGCTCTTGAATCGTTAAATGTCGAGAATGCTTTCACCGAAGTGTTGACTCAGATTTATCATGTGGTGAGCAAGAAAGCACTTGATATTGGTAATGATCCCATGGTTGTACCCAAGGGACAAACGATTAATGTTGGAGGTAAAGATGATGTATCTGCTGTTAAGAAAGCGGGGTGTTGCTCTAATTGA